The following coding sequences lie in one Methylotuvimicrobium alcaliphilum 20Z genomic window:
- a CDS encoding acyl-CoA dehydrogenase yields MTEFIIAVSSGLILAGIVAYAPIRRSLLTRPLFKVMRRNLPPMSQTEREALEAGNTWWDAELFTGRPDWAKLAALPAASLSDEERAFIDGPVETLCAMLDDWDITFKRRDLPAEVWDYIKQHKFCGIIIPKRYGGLEFSDFAHSQIVMKLASRSTTAAVTVMVPNSLGPAKLLLAYGTEQQKNHYLPRLADGLEIPAFALTGPLAGSDAGAMPDTGIVCYGAFEGNERVLGIRLNWEKRYITLGPVATVLGLAFKLYDPDRLLGETEDIGITVALIPTDTPGISIGRRHFPLDSAFQNGPNWGKDVFIPLDWIIGGAAQAGQGWKMLMQCLATGRAISLPALSVGAAKFICRNTGAYARIRHQFNLPIGAFEGIEEVLARMAGSTYLMDAARQVTCAALDAGEKPAVISAILKYQLTEGMRRIVNDGMDIQGGSGICLGPSNAIGRLYQVVPVGITVEGANILTRTMMIFGQGSVRCHPFVQQEIQSLNRTDTAQALREFDSVVWRHIRFFLRNILRGLWFGVGGSRLTTVPGNRHTKRYYRQLTRLSTGFALAADVALLTLGGRLKRKERISGRLADVLSHLYLCSCVLKHFDNQGAPSDDLPLLHWACQDGLHRAQQSLLEALRLLPAKLSAGLLRALLFPLGKPCSPPHDNLTGRLAQLLLTDNPARERLTDGIYINTDPDDPTGCIETAFRAVLDAVPAEAKIRAAQKQGFLPKGMPSSVLQQALASELIDKDEYALLEKAEQAKMKAIAVDDFAPEQLTGRS; encoded by the coding sequence ATGACCGAATTCATTATCGCCGTATCGAGCGGGCTTATTTTAGCCGGGATCGTTGCCTACGCTCCAATACGCCGCAGTCTGCTGACCCGGCCGCTGTTCAAGGTCATGCGCCGCAATCTGCCGCCGATGTCGCAAACCGAACGCGAAGCGCTCGAAGCCGGCAATACCTGGTGGGACGCCGAACTGTTCACGGGCCGTCCGGACTGGGCCAAACTCGCGGCGCTGCCCGCAGCAAGCCTCAGCGACGAGGAGCGCGCCTTTATCGACGGACCTGTGGAAACCCTGTGCGCGATGCTCGACGACTGGGACATCACCTTCAAGCGCCGAGACTTACCGGCGGAAGTCTGGGACTATATAAAACAACATAAATTTTGCGGCATCATCATACCGAAACGCTACGGCGGTCTGGAGTTTTCCGATTTCGCGCATTCGCAAATCGTCATGAAACTCGCCAGCCGCAGCACGACCGCCGCGGTCACTGTCATGGTCCCGAATTCATTGGGACCGGCCAAATTATTGCTGGCCTACGGCACCGAACAGCAAAAGAATCATTATCTACCGCGTTTGGCCGACGGCCTCGAAATACCGGCATTCGCGCTAACCGGCCCTCTGGCCGGCAGCGATGCCGGCGCAATGCCCGATACCGGCATCGTCTGTTACGGCGCGTTCGAAGGTAACGAACGGGTATTGGGCATACGGCTCAATTGGGAGAAGCGTTATATTACGCTAGGCCCGGTCGCCACCGTGCTGGGATTGGCGTTCAAGCTTTACGATCCCGACCGGCTGTTGGGCGAAACCGAAGACATCGGCATTACCGTCGCGCTAATTCCGACCGATACGCCGGGTATTTCGATCGGCCGCCGCCACTTTCCGCTCGATTCGGCCTTCCAGAACGGCCCTAACTGGGGCAAGGATGTTTTCATTCCGCTCGACTGGATCATCGGCGGCGCGGCACAAGCCGGTCAAGGCTGGAAAATGTTGATGCAATGCCTCGCCACCGGCCGCGCGATTTCGCTGCCGGCGCTGAGCGTCGGCGCGGCCAAATTCATCTGCCGCAACACCGGAGCCTATGCGCGGATCAGGCACCAGTTCAATCTGCCGATCGGAGCCTTCGAAGGCATTGAAGAGGTGCTGGCGCGCATGGCCGGCAGCACCTATCTGATGGACGCCGCTCGCCAAGTGACCTGCGCGGCGCTCGATGCCGGCGAAAAACCAGCGGTGATCTCGGCGATATTGAAATACCAACTCACCGAAGGCATGCGGCGGATCGTCAACGACGGCATGGATATTCAAGGCGGTTCGGGCATTTGTCTGGGGCCTTCCAACGCAATTGGCCGTTTGTATCAAGTCGTCCCGGTCGGCATCACGGTCGAGGGCGCGAACATTCTAACTCGCACAATGATGATTTTCGGCCAAGGTTCGGTGCGCTGCCATCCCTTCGTGCAGCAAGAAATACAATCATTGAATCGAACCGATACGGCCCAAGCCTTGCGTGAATTCGACTCGGTAGTGTGGCGGCATATCCGTTTTTTTCTAAGGAACATCCTTAGAGGGCTCTGGTTCGGCGTTGGCGGTTCGCGACTGACCACCGTGCCCGGTAACCGGCATACGAAGCGTTATTACCGGCAATTGACGCGGCTTAGCACAGGCTTTGCGCTGGCCGCCGATGTCGCGCTGCTGACGCTGGGCGGCCGACTCAAACGCAAGGAACGCATTTCCGGGCGGCTGGCCGACGTGCTAAGCCACTTATACCTTTGTTCCTGCGTACTCAAACATTTCGACAATCAAGGCGCGCCCTCGGACGACCTGCCGCTGTTGCATTGGGCCTGCCAAGACGGCCTGCATCGTGCCCAGCAATCGTTATTAGAGGCACTTCGGCTGTTGCCGGCGAAACTTTCAGCCGGTTTGCTGCGTGCCTTGTTGTTTCCGCTCGGCAAACCCTGCTCACCGCCGCACGATAACTTGACCGGCCGCCTTGCTCAACTATTGTTGACCGACAACCCGGCGCGCGAGCGTTTGACCGACGGCATTTATATCAATACCGATCCGGACGACCCTACCGGATGCATCGAAACCGCCTTCAGAGCAGTGCTCGATGCCGTACCGGCAGAGGCCAAAATCCGCGCCGCGCAAAAACAAGGCTTTCTGCCCAAAGGAATGCCGTCATCCGTACTGCAGCAGGCTTTGGCTTCGGAATTGATCGACAAGGACGAATATGCATTACTCGAAAAGGCCGAGCAAGCCAAAATGAAAGCGATCGCGGTCGACGATTTCGCACCTGAACAGTTGACCGGCCGCTCTTAA
- a CDS encoding 3-hydroxyacyl-CoA dehydrogenase/enoyl-CoA hydratase family protein, translating into MNIERAAVVGAGVMGAGIAAHIANAGIPVVLLDIVPDNAANRNQIAEQAIAKMLAAQPSPLMHPNNVRLISPGNIEDDLSRLAEADWIVEAVLEDPDIKRNLYRQLEAVCRSDALISSNTSTLPLKVLTLQQSESFKRRFMITHFFNPPRYMRLLELIAPVDIAPDLFDAVAKFADLRLGKGCVTCKDTPGFIANRIGTFWIQTALLEAIANNLTVEECDAAMALFGIPKTGVFGLLDLVGLDLMPHVLSGFKQSLPAKDRLRAIGAVPPLLRAMIEKGYTGRKGLGGFYRLKPDADTKIKEAVDLQTGDYRVSEKFRIDGVSHRPEDLKKFLSGGETLNRYAWRVWSDTLSYAASLIPEIADDPLAIDTAMRLGYNWRYGPFELLDRLGVDWFVERLQEKHQPIPYLLADRQSLYRTDKQGLLECKNEERRYRPIHRPEGMLSLGDIKRRTAPLLKNASASLWDIGDGIVCLEFHSKMNTLDPDSLSLTQQSIGVVRDNFDGMVIHNEAEHFSAGANLTLLAPALLRQDWDTVARIVELGQQTYQALKYAPFPVVGAPSGLALGGGCEILLHCDAVQAHAELYTGLVETGVGLVPGWGGCKELLRRWLSLPNRPGGPMPAISQAFETIALAKTSKSALLAKELLYLSEHDGITMNKDRLLADAKARALAMIADYRPPEPYVYYLPGASARAALDIAVRNLALSGKATAYDREIAGQLAFVLSGGDTDSLDPLSEQDMLNLERQAFLHLVKQPGTAARLEHMLKTGKPLRN; encoded by the coding sequence ATGAACATCGAACGAGCCGCAGTCGTCGGCGCCGGCGTAATGGGTGCGGGCATCGCCGCGCATATCGCCAATGCCGGTATTCCGGTCGTCTTATTGGATATTGTCCCGGATAACGCAGCGAACCGTAATCAAATAGCCGAGCAAGCGATCGCCAAAATGCTTGCCGCCCAACCCTCGCCGCTGATGCACCCGAACAACGTTCGGCTGATCTCGCCCGGCAACATAGAGGACGATTTAAGCCGACTGGCCGAGGCCGATTGGATCGTCGAAGCCGTGCTCGAAGATCCTGACATCAAACGCAACCTTTATCGACAGCTGGAAGCGGTTTGCCGATCCGATGCGCTGATATCGTCGAACACCTCGACACTGCCGCTGAAGGTGCTGACCTTGCAACAATCCGAAAGCTTCAAGCGGCGCTTCATGATCACGCACTTTTTCAATCCGCCGCGCTACATGCGCCTACTGGAACTGATCGCGCCGGTAGACATTGCACCCGATTTGTTCGATGCGGTCGCGAAGTTCGCAGACCTGCGCCTCGGTAAAGGCTGCGTCACTTGCAAGGACACGCCGGGCTTCATCGCGAATCGGATCGGCACTTTTTGGATACAAACGGCATTGCTTGAAGCGATCGCGAATAACTTGACCGTCGAAGAATGCGATGCCGCGATGGCGCTGTTCGGCATTCCGAAAACCGGCGTGTTCGGCTTGCTGGACCTGGTCGGCCTGGACTTGATGCCGCATGTTCTGAGCGGCTTCAAGCAAAGCCTGCCGGCCAAGGACCGTTTGCGTGCGATCGGCGCCGTGCCGCCGTTGCTACGCGCCATGATCGAAAAAGGCTACACAGGTCGCAAGGGACTCGGCGGATTTTATCGTCTCAAGCCCGATGCCGACACCAAAATCAAGGAAGCGGTCGACCTTCAAACCGGCGACTATCGTGTCAGTGAAAAATTTCGCATCGACGGCGTTAGTCACAGACCCGAAGATTTGAAAAAATTTTTATCCGGCGGCGAAACGCTCAATCGCTATGCCTGGCGAGTCTGGTCGGACACGCTAAGCTATGCGGCTAGCTTGATTCCGGAAATCGCCGACGATCCGCTTGCGATCGATACCGCGATGCGCCTCGGCTACAACTGGCGTTACGGTCCGTTCGAACTACTCGATCGTCTCGGAGTCGACTGGTTCGTCGAGCGGCTTCAAGAAAAACACCAACCGATTCCCTATCTGCTCGCGGACCGGCAAAGCCTGTATCGCACCGACAAGCAAGGCCTCCTGGAGTGTAAGAACGAAGAGCGACGCTATCGGCCGATCCACCGTCCCGAGGGCATGCTGTCGCTCGGCGACATCAAACGGCGTACTGCGCCCTTGCTCAAAAATGCATCGGCCAGTCTGTGGGACATCGGCGACGGCATCGTTTGCCTAGAATTTCATAGCAAAATGAATACTTTGGACCCGGACAGCCTGAGCCTGACACAACAAAGTATCGGCGTCGTCCGTGACAATTTCGATGGCATGGTCATCCATAACGAAGCCGAGCATTTTTCGGCCGGGGCCAATCTAACTCTGCTGGCCCCGGCATTGCTGCGGCAAGATTGGGACACCGTCGCCCGAATCGTCGAGCTCGGGCAACAAACTTATCAAGCCTTGAAATACGCGCCTTTCCCGGTCGTCGGCGCGCCGTCCGGTTTAGCGCTGGGCGGCGGCTGCGAAATCCTGCTGCATTGCGATGCAGTGCAAGCCCATGCCGAACTGTATACCGGCCTCGTCGAAACCGGAGTCGGTCTGGTGCCGGGCTGGGGCGGCTGTAAGGAATTATTGCGCCGATGGCTTAGCTTGCCTAACCGGCCGGGCGGACCGATGCCGGCGATTTCGCAAGCCTTCGAGACCATCGCGCTCGCCAAGACGTCCAAATCGGCCTTGCTGGCGAAGGAATTACTCTATTTATCCGAACACGACGGCATCACAATGAACAAGGACCGTCTGCTGGCCGACGCAAAAGCGCGCGCCCTGGCGATGATCGCCGATTATCGGCCGCCGGAACCTTATGTTTATTATTTACCGGGCGCATCGGCCCGCGCGGCGCTTGACATAGCCGTGCGCAACTTAGCGCTCTCGGGTAAAGCAACCGCCTACGACCGGGAAATCGCCGGCCAACTGGCTTTCGTATTGAGCGGCGGAGACACCGACTCCCTCGATCCGCTTAGCGAACAAGACATGTTGAACCTGGAACGACAAGCTTTTTTGCACCTGGTCAAGCAACCCGGCACTGCAGCAAGGCTCGAACACATGCTAAAAACCGGCAAGCCGTTGAGAAACTGA
- a CDS encoding thiolase family protein → MNNVVIAGYARSPFTPAGKGELAHVRPDDLAAQVVKALIDKCGVDPNAIEDLILGCAFPEGEQGLNLARLVVHLAELPISVAGMTVNRFCGSSMQAIHIAAGAIQMNAGEVFICAGVESMSRVPMGGFNTLPHPGLYKNHPEAYMSMGETAENLARRYSIARRDQENFALTSQRKTQHARQSGGFADEIVPILTHRGDRIDQDGCPRPDSTAEGLAGLKPAFLENGSVTAATSSPLTDGAAAVLVCSEAYADAHGLPKLARIKSIAVSACQPEIMGIGPVAATHKALQRAGLTLEDIDLVELNEAFAAQALAVLQELPIPIEKLNLDGGAIALGHPLGATGARITGKAASLLHRERKRYALATQCIGGGQGIATILEAAS, encoded by the coding sequence ATGAATAATGTAGTCATCGCAGGATATGCCAGATCGCCGTTCACGCCGGCGGGCAAAGGCGAGTTAGCCCACGTCAGACCCGACGACTTGGCCGCGCAAGTGGTCAAGGCCCTGATCGACAAGTGCGGCGTCGATCCGAACGCCATCGAAGACTTGATTCTCGGCTGCGCCTTTCCGGAAGGCGAGCAAGGCCTCAATCTCGCGCGCCTCGTCGTGCATCTGGCGGAATTGCCGATTTCAGTCGCGGGCATGACCGTGAACCGTTTCTGCGGCTCGTCGATGCAAGCGATTCATATCGCGGCCGGCGCGATTCAAATGAACGCCGGCGAAGTTTTCATTTGCGCCGGCGTCGAATCGATGAGCCGCGTGCCGATGGGCGGATTCAATACCTTGCCGCACCCGGGGCTTTATAAAAATCACCCGGAGGCCTACATGAGCATGGGCGAGACCGCCGAAAACCTAGCGCGCCGCTATTCCATAGCCCGCCGGGATCAAGAAAATTTCGCGTTGACCAGCCAGCGCAAAACGCAGCACGCCCGACAAAGCGGCGGCTTTGCCGATGAGATCGTGCCTATTCTAACGCACCGAGGCGATCGCATCGATCAGGACGGCTGTCCGCGCCCCGATTCGACTGCGGAAGGTCTGGCCGGACTCAAACCGGCATTTCTGGAAAACGGCAGCGTCACGGCCGCGACGTCGTCGCCGCTGACCGACGGCGCCGCGGCGGTATTGGTATGCAGCGAAGCCTATGCCGACGCGCACGGACTGCCGAAACTGGCCCGTATCAAATCGATCGCGGTATCCGCCTGCCAGCCGGAAATCATGGGTATCGGCCCGGTTGCCGCGACGCACAAGGCCTTGCAGAGAGCAGGTTTAACACTGGAAGACATCGATCTGGTCGAATTGAACGAAGCCTTCGCCGCACAGGCTTTGGCCGTATTACAAGAATTGCCTATCCCTATCGAAAAACTCAACCTGGACGGCGGCGCGATCGCGCTAGGCCACCCGCTCGGCGCGACCGGCGCGCGCATCACCGGCAAGGCGGCCAGCCTACTGCACCGGGAGCGTAAGCGCTATGCGCTGGCTACACAGTGCATCGGCGGCGGCCAAGGCATTGCAACCATTCTGGAGGCAGCATCATGA
- a CDS encoding alpha/beta fold hydrolase: MKYADYPENWHDIDTALYIRSVKLFRAVKNLLSVKFELFADNQVLQGDIFLFNHFSRFETFIPQFLFFEQTGAYSCSIASGEFFKEDNVLSNYLKHVGVFPHDHPRLFAILASQILRGRKVIIFPEGGMVKDRRVIDKKGEYSIYSRMTGLRRKHHTGPAVLGQGVEALKSAIRHAFKTKDKERLLHWQSLLEFDSLDQLMAAALKPTLIVPANITFYPIRNSENLLFKSVELFSDTMSLRQTEELLIEGNILLKDTDMDIRMGEPVNPCCVWDWRTHWVMDKTAPDIRDPDDAFNLTSAPRTWKERLLGYLFVKNASCSRNQYMKAIYANVTVNLSHLASTLIMSNIGAGLKHIEKCRFYTVLYIAIKNLQKKPDIHLHRSLLNPDDYSDLIHCVNDRFEHFICIAKEAQLIAEQDECYHFLPKLCEDHDFDQIRLENPIAVYNNEAAPLSTVRDTLSAADKAYAKISPEQLAAWHFDDELIALAYEQQTYSTLQNGAIKQHESAIADPSPFLMKPARTNGIGILLIHGLLASPAELRDYGRKLAHQGFTVLGIRLKGHGTSPNALRDLSYEQWFDSVLKGFTILKAHCGKIVLIGFSTGGALALKLAAENRPEIAGVVAVSVPVKFLNPSFMLVSLLHNTNSLVRWLSSFEGVKPFIDNTPEHPDINYCNTPIRALFELRRLIQHLDELLPGIVTPTLLLYANRDPIVAPESAEAVFAKLGAARKYLHSIDADRHGILMENIGETWSVIDDFLSSLQQTEDTSRPITQAIPEEETAS, from the coding sequence ATGAAGTATGCCGATTACCCCGAAAACTGGCACGACATCGACACCGCGCTCTATATTCGCTCGGTCAAGTTGTTCAGAGCCGTCAAAAACTTATTGAGCGTCAAATTCGAACTGTTCGCCGACAACCAGGTATTGCAAGGCGATATTTTCCTGTTCAACCATTTTTCCCGCTTCGAAACCTTCATTCCTCAATTTCTATTTTTCGAACAAACCGGCGCTTACAGCTGCTCGATCGCGTCGGGCGAATTCTTCAAGGAAGACAATGTACTGTCGAATTATTTGAAGCATGTCGGCGTATTTCCGCACGACCATCCCCGATTGTTCGCTATCTTGGCCAGCCAAATCCTGCGCGGGCGTAAAGTCATTATTTTCCCCGAAGGCGGCATGGTCAAGGACCGGCGCGTCATCGACAAAAAAGGCGAATACAGTATTTATTCGCGCATGACCGGACTTCGACGTAAGCATCACACCGGTCCTGCCGTGTTAGGACAAGGGGTAGAAGCATTGAAGTCGGCGATTCGCCATGCCTTCAAAACAAAAGACAAAGAGCGCTTGCTGCACTGGCAGTCCCTGCTCGAATTCGACAGCTTGGATCAATTAATGGCGGCCGCCTTAAAACCGACCTTGATCGTACCGGCCAACATCACATTTTATCCGATTCGCAACTCCGAAAACCTATTGTTCAAAAGCGTCGAATTGTTTTCGGACACGATGAGTCTTCGGCAAACCGAAGAACTCTTGATCGAAGGCAATATCTTGCTCAAGGACACCGACATGGACATCCGCATGGGCGAGCCGGTCAATCCTTGTTGCGTCTGGGATTGGCGCACGCATTGGGTCATGGACAAAACGGCGCCGGACATACGCGATCCGGACGATGCGTTCAACTTGACAAGCGCGCCGAGAACTTGGAAAGAACGCCTGCTCGGATATCTATTCGTCAAAAATGCAAGCTGTTCGCGCAATCAATACATGAAAGCGATCTATGCCAATGTTACGGTGAACCTCAGCCATCTGGCCTCGACGCTGATCATGAGCAACATCGGCGCAGGGCTCAAGCATATCGAAAAATGCCGATTTTATACCGTACTTTATATCGCAATAAAAAACCTGCAAAAAAAGCCCGACATTCATTTACATCGAAGTCTGTTGAATCCGGATGATTACAGCGATCTTATCCATTGCGTCAACGACCGCTTCGAGCACTTCATATGCATCGCCAAGGAAGCTCAACTGATTGCCGAACAAGATGAATGCTACCATTTCTTGCCGAAATTGTGCGAGGACCACGACTTCGACCAAATCCGTCTGGAAAATCCGATCGCGGTCTACAATAACGAAGCGGCGCCGCTTAGCACCGTGCGCGATACGCTTTCGGCCGCCGACAAAGCCTATGCCAAGATCTCTCCCGAACAACTGGCGGCCTGGCATTTCGACGACGAACTGATCGCGCTGGCCTACGAACAGCAGACCTACAGCACGCTGCAAAACGGCGCGATCAAGCAACACGAAAGCGCCATAGCCGACCCGTCTCCATTCTTGATGAAACCGGCCCGAACCAACGGCATCGGTATTCTGTTGATACACGGTCTGTTGGCCAGCCCCGCGGAACTTCGCGATTACGGCCGCAAGCTGGCGCACCAAGGCTTCACGGTGCTTGGGATTCGCTTGAAGGGCCACGGCACGTCACCCAATGCCTTGAGAGATTTGAGTTATGAGCAATGGTTCGACAGCGTGCTCAAAGGCTTTACTATCCTCAAAGCGCACTGCGGAAAAATCGTCTTGATCGGCTTTTCGACCGGCGGCGCTTTGGCGCTCAAGCTCGCGGCGGAAAACCGTCCCGAAATCGCCGGTGTTGTCGCGGTTTCAGTGCCTGTCAAATTCTTGAATCCGTCTTTTATGCTGGTGTCTTTACTGCACAACACCAATAGCCTGGTACGCTGGCTGTCTTCTTTCGAGGGCGTCAAGCCGTTCATCGACAACACGCCGGAACATCCCGACATCAATTACTGCAATACGCCGATCCGGGCGCTATTCGAATTACGCAGACTGATTCAGCATCTTGACGAATTACTGCCCGGTATCGTAACGCCGACTTTATTACTCTATGCCAACCGGGACCCAATCGTCGCGCCGGAAAGCGCCGAAGCCGTATTCGCCAAATTAGGCGCGGCAAGAAAATATTTACATTCGATCGATGCCGACCGGCACGGCATTCTGATGGAAAACATCGGCGAGACTTGGTCGGTGATCGACGATTTTTTAAGCTCGCTGCAACAAACCGAGGACACCAGCCGCCCCATAACGCAAGCCATTCCCGAAGAGGAGACAGCATCATGA
- a CDS encoding PilT/PilU family type 4a pilus ATPase, with amino-acid sequence MDFKDYLKILVNKDGSDLYLTVGAPAAAKFQGALKPLESEKLTGERIKAIAYSLMDADQQKDFEHVPEMNLAITEQGIGRFRVNIFKQRNNLALVIRNIKVDIPNADQLGLPEVLKKVIMEKRGLILFVGGTGSGKSTSLAALIDHRNSNSSGHIITIEDPIEYLHPHKRCLVNQREVGVDTLSYEDALKNTLRQAPDVILIGEIRSQETMEHALAFAETGHLCLSTLHANNANQALDRIINFFPEERRNQLLLDLSLNLKAFVSQRLVPTVDGKRVAAIEILLGTQLVKDLIHKGEIHTIKEAMEKSENIGMQTFDSHLLKLFKEGKISLEEALQNSDSPNNLKLKINLSEGKGSATEAVAKSTGGLTSRFSLEAIEKDQEEEEEEEEQS; translated from the coding sequence ATGGATTTTAAAGATTATCTAAAAATTTTGGTCAACAAAGACGGTTCCGATCTTTACTTAACGGTCGGCGCGCCGGCCGCGGCAAAATTTCAAGGCGCATTGAAACCGCTCGAAAGCGAAAAACTGACCGGCGAACGCATCAAGGCTATCGCTTACAGTTTAATGGATGCCGATCAGCAAAAAGACTTCGAACACGTCCCGGAAATGAATCTGGCGATCACCGAACAGGGCATCGGCCGATTCCGGGTCAATATTTTCAAACAGCGCAACAACCTGGCCTTGGTCATTCGAAACATCAAGGTCGATATTCCGAATGCCGATCAATTAGGCCTGCCCGAAGTGCTGAAAAAAGTCATCATGGAAAAGCGCGGTTTGATTCTATTCGTCGGCGGCACCGGCTCCGGCAAGTCGACCTCCCTGGCCGCACTGATCGATCACCGCAACAGCAATTCGTCGGGGCACATCATCACGATCGAAGACCCGATCGAATATCTTCATCCGCACAAACGCTGCCTGGTCAATCAACGCGAAGTCGGCGTCGATACGCTCAGTTACGAGGACGCGTTGAAAAATACGCTACGCCAGGCACCGGACGTGATTCTGATCGGCGAAATCCGCTCTCAAGAAACGATGGAACATGCACTCGCCTTCGCCGAAACCGGGCATTTATGCTTGTCGACGCTGCACGCCAACAACGCCAATCAGGCCCTGGACCGTATCATCAATTTCTTCCCGGAAGAGCGGCGTAACCAATTATTGCTGGATCTATCGCTGAATTTGAAGGCCTTTGTTTCGCAAAGACTTGTTCCTACCGTGGACGGAAAACGGGTCGCGGCGATCGAAATTTTGCTGGGGACGCAATTGGTCAAAGACTTGATTCATAAAGGCGAAATTCATACGATCAAGGAAGCGATGGAAAAATCCGAAAACATCGGCATGCAAACCTTCGACAGCCATTTGCTCAAACTTTTCAAGGAAGGCAAAATTTCACTCGAAGAAGCCTTGCAAAACTCCGACTCGCCGAATAACTTGAAATTGAAAATCAACCTCAGCGAAGGCAAGGGATCGGCGACCGAAGCGGTCGCTAAATCGACTGGCGGCTTGACTTCAAGATTCTCGCTCGAGGCGATTGAAAAGGATCAGGAGGAAGAAGAAGAAGAAGAAGAGCAAAGCTAA
- a CDS encoding tRNA (5-methylaminomethyl-2-thiouridylate)-methyltransferase: protein MSEQRKAAALISGGLDSMLAAKVIIEQGVHVEGINFFTGFCVEGHTHAIRERDRAKPKRNNSLWVAEQLGIKLHIVDVIEEYKDVLINPKHGYGSNMNPCLDCKIFMVNKAKQWIQENGFDFIITGEVIGQRPMSQRKQTMPIIARESGADDLLLRPLCARNLPETLPEREGWVDRAKLFGFSGRSRKPQMELAQQFGFVDYAQPAGGCCFLTDESYSAKLVDLWQNRGTKDYELDDVMLLKVGRHIRPKSNFKVIVAREEGESRFLEGYKKEFTSLISSSHSGPLALIDGEPTDEDLALAGRIIARYGQGRDADQVDILVRSQKGLEQTIQVAPFAPEQIVEEWFV, encoded by the coding sequence ATGTCCGAACAAAGAAAAGCGGCGGCATTGATATCCGGAGGATTGGATTCGATGTTGGCCGCCAAAGTAATCATCGAACAAGGGGTGCATGTCGAAGGCATCAATTTTTTCACAGGCTTCTGCGTGGAGGGACACACGCATGCGATTCGCGAACGGGACCGCGCCAAACCCAAGCGCAATAATTCGCTGTGGGTGGCCGAACAACTCGGCATCAAATTGCACATCGTCGATGTCATCGAGGAATACAAGGATGTGCTGATCAATCCTAAGCACGGCTACGGCAGTAACATGAATCCTTGTCTGGATTGCAAGATTTTCATGGTCAACAAGGCCAAGCAATGGATACAAGAGAACGGCTTCGATTTCATCATCACCGGCGAGGTCATCGGTCAACGGCCGATGTCGCAGCGCAAACAAACGATGCCGATCATCGCGCGCGAATCCGGTGCCGACGATTTGCTGCTCAGACCCTTATGCGCCAGAAATCTTCCGGAGACTCTGCCGGAGCGCGAAGGCTGGGTCGACCGCGCCAAATTGTTCGGCTTTAGCGGACGATCTAGAAAACCGCAAATGGAATTAGCGCAGCAGTTCGGCTTCGTCGATTATGCGCAGCCGGCCGGCGGCTGTTGTTTTTTGACCGACGAGAGTTATTCGGCGAAATTAGTCGATTTATGGCAAAACCGGGGTACGAAAGACTACGAACTCGACGATGTAATGTTGTTGAAAGTCGGGAGGCATATCCGTCCCAAGTCCAATTTCAAAGTCATCGTCGCGCGCGAGGAGGGCGAGAGCCGTTTTCTCGAAGGCTATAAAAAAGAATTCACCAGCTTGATCAGTAGCAGTCACAGCGGACCGTTAGCGTTGATCGACGGCGAACCGACCGATGAGGACTTAGCCTTGGCCGGACGCATCATTGCACGTTACGGACAAGGGCGCGACGCCGATCAGGTCGATATTTTGGTTAGAAGTCAAAAAGGTCTGGAACAAACGATTCAGGTGGCCCCGTTCGCGCCGGAGCAAATTGTCGAGGAGTGGTTCGTATGA
- a CDS encoding sulfurtransferase TusA family protein, with protein MSRETLNARRLLCPLPVIRTQDRVKRMAAGEQLEVICTDPGVMQDIPAWCRINGHAILETKAEDGEYIIVLEVGE; from the coding sequence ATGAGCCGGGAAACCCTAAATGCGCGGCGTCTGCTTTGCCCGTTGCCGGTAATACGAACGCAAGACCGGGTCAAACGCATGGCGGCCGGAGAACAATTGGAAGTTATTTGCACCGACCCCGGCGTGATGCAGGACATCCCCGCCTGGTGCCGCATCAATGGACACGCGATCCTTGAAACCAAAGCCGAGGACGGCGAATATATTATTGTTCTCGAAGTAGGCGAATAA